The following proteins are co-located in the Halogeometricum sp. S1BR25-6 genome:
- a CDS encoding SHOCT domain-containing protein, translating into MSTERTSDGLLRIILIVLAVIVLFPLLMMVFAMPMMGMMGWWWGGGMAGGLSPLWGIGMMLVWLVVLVGIGYRLYRGLVGGVGSSLTGDRALEELRVAYARGDLSDEEFEERRTKLSRKESQ; encoded by the coding sequence ATGTCGACAGAACGCACGTCCGACGGCTTGCTCCGCATCATCCTGATCGTCCTGGCGGTAATCGTCCTGTTCCCGCTGCTAATGATGGTATTTGCGATGCCGATGATGGGAATGATGGGCTGGTGGTGGGGTGGCGGAATGGCTGGCGGCCTCTCCCCACTGTGGGGCATCGGGATGATGCTCGTCTGGCTCGTCGTCCTCGTCGGTATCGGCTATCGCCTCTATCGCGGCCTCGTTGGCGGTGTCGGGTCATCGCTGACCGGCGATAGAGCACTCGAGGAACTCCGAGTGGCGTACGCTCGCGGTGATCTCTCCGATGAGGAGTTCGAGGAACGACGGACGAAACTCAGCCGCAAGGAGTCGCAATAG
- a CDS encoding plastocyanin/azurin family copper-binding protein gives MSGWANNYFDPIGLHVDPGTTVRFEIAAGAHSATAYENRIPSDASVFDSGTISSGSFEYTFEEPGTYDYYCIPHKSIGMVGRIVVGSPGGPAAESPIPDGDVPESDAIVEQGAIAYGSSTGGDGNSDGGIMGPGMGSGSGMMNGRNGGWGRGLPFVSGALGILGLVAGLLYWALGRDDAPPESDDSAMETLQRRYARGEIDEAEFQRRRERLVRNQEN, from the coding sequence TTGTCAGGATGGGCCAACAACTACTTCGACCCGATCGGGCTCCACGTCGACCCCGGCACGACCGTCCGCTTCGAGATAGCGGCCGGAGCACACTCGGCGACCGCCTACGAGAACCGGATTCCATCTGACGCCAGCGTATTCGATAGCGGGACCATCTCGTCGGGATCCTTCGAGTACACGTTCGAAGAGCCAGGCACGTACGACTACTACTGTATCCCACACAAGTCAATCGGGATGGTCGGTCGCATCGTCGTCGGCAGCCCCGGCGGTCCAGCCGCGGAGAGTCCGATTCCGGACGGCGACGTGCCCGAGAGCGACGCGATCGTCGAACAGGGTGCCATAGCATATGGGTCCAGCACCGGAGGCGACGGAAACTCCGATGGCGGAATAATGGGTCCCGGTATGGGGTCTGGTTCAGGGATGATGAACGGCCGAAACGGTGGCTGGGGTCGCGGGCTGCCGTTCGTCAGCGGGGCACTCGGAATACTGGGGCTGGTTGCCGGACTACTCTACTGGGCACTGGGTCGAGATGATGCACCTCCCGAGAGTGACGATTCCGCGATGGAAACCCTCCAACGCCGATACGCACGAGGCGAGATCGACGAAGCGGAGTTCCAACGACGCCGTGAACGATTGGTACGGAATCAAGAGAACTGA
- a CDS encoding SHOCT domain-containing protein produces the protein MPSPNQLDTTTIVLLILGAIILLPLLTMGMGFGGMMGYGGIMGQYGGTGGWWPLVGMLVPLIFLLILLGGGYLVFRRMSETQTSRDPAMEELRTAYARGDLTDEEFEARRERLEQSE, from the coding sequence ATGCCTTCACCGAACCAGCTCGACACCACGACCATCGTGCTCCTGATCCTCGGAGCGATCATCTTGCTCCCGTTGCTCACGATGGGGATGGGATTCGGCGGGATGATGGGGTACGGTGGGATAATGGGTCAGTATGGCGGGACTGGTGGATGGTGGCCGCTCGTCGGGATGCTCGTCCCGCTCATCTTCCTCCTTATCCTCCTCGGTGGTGGCTACCTCGTCTTCCGGCGCATGAGCGAAACGCAGACATCTCGAGATCCCGCGATGGAAGAACTCCGCACGGCATACGCTCGCGGCGATCTCACTGACGAAGAGTTCGAAGCCCGCCGCGAGAGACTCGAACAGTCGGAGTAA
- a CDS encoding DUF302 domain-containing protein, whose protein sequence is MEYTIQTSVTGEFDDVVDTTIAALKDEGFGVLCDIDIQATLKEKLGEEFRQYRILGACNPPLAYEGLTEEIELGALLPCNVIVYETDDGEVMVSAVDPQQLVGIADNDALDSIATEVNERFERVLSAVTDELGSKSET, encoded by the coding sequence ATGGAATACACAATACAGACTTCAGTCACCGGTGAGTTCGACGACGTCGTCGACACGACGATTGCTGCGCTCAAAGACGAAGGATTCGGCGTCCTCTGTGACATCGACATCCAAGCGACGCTCAAGGAAAAACTCGGCGAAGAGTTCCGCCAGTACCGCATTCTCGGTGCATGCAATCCCCCGCTGGCATACGAGGGACTGACCGAAGAAATCGAACTCGGTGCACTCCTCCCGTGTAACGTCATCGTCTACGAAACCGACGACGGCGAGGTCATGGTGAGTGCCGTCGATCCGCAGCAATTAGTCGGCATCGCAGACAACGACGCGCTCGATTCAATCGCGACCGAGGTCAACGAGCGCTTCGAGCGTGTTCTCTCGGCCGTTACCGACGAACTAGGATCGAAGTCGGAGACCTGA
- a CDS encoding SHOCT domain-containing protein, whose protein sequence is MGLWGLLWMGLLIAVPLYIGYTLLNRGSGGNNEQSLSVLRERYARGELSDDAFDRRRKQLERTG, encoded by the coding sequence ATGGGGCTCTGGGGGCTCCTCTGGATGGGGCTCCTCATCGCCGTCCCCCTCTACATCGGCTATACGCTACTCAATCGAGGGTCCGGCGGGAACAATGAGCAGTCGCTGTCGGTTCTCCGCGAGCGCTACGCCCGCGGTGAGCTCTCGGACGACGCATTCGATCGGCGGCGAAAACAGCTCGAACGTACCGGATGA
- a CDS encoding helix-turn-helix transcriptional regulator — translation MNRRRADAVVGLLVAAVVIIGGVLSWQAYQQQQAFEQMGSMMGTSMGTVHGTNPLWYVLGTLLISAVIGGGYLAVRDDLTSTDVNVRSQHEMAVPTDPEIAESSEGTTQPDGSINPESQPQARVLDLLPEDERRILEPVLSSPGITQIELRDRSDFSKSKVSQTVSALEKRGLLYRERQGRTYRIYPSDDLQQNQAH, via the coding sequence ATGAATCGACGGCGAGCCGATGCAGTCGTCGGTCTCCTCGTCGCTGCCGTCGTTATCATCGGCGGGGTACTCAGCTGGCAAGCGTACCAGCAACAGCAGGCCTTCGAGCAGATGGGATCGATGATGGGCACGTCGATGGGGACGGTTCACGGAACGAACCCGCTCTGGTACGTCCTTGGAACCCTCCTCATCTCGGCTGTCATCGGTGGGGGGTATCTCGCGGTCCGGGACGACCTCACCAGCACAGACGTAAACGTCCGCTCACAGCATGAGATGGCGGTTCCGACCGACCCTGAGATCGCCGAATCGTCGGAGGGGACCACCCAACCAGATGGGTCCATCAATCCAGAATCTCAGCCACAGGCTCGCGTGTTAGACCTCCTTCCGGAAGACGAACGCCGTATCCTCGAACCAGTCCTATCCTCGCCCGGCATTACGCAGATCGAACTGCGGGATCGCTCCGACTTCTCGAAGAGCAAGGTAAGTCAGACGGTCAGCGCCCTCGAGAAGCGCGGATTGTTGTATCGTGAACGGCAGGGGCGGACGTATCGAATCTATCCGAGTGACGACTTGCAGCAGAATCAAGCGCACTAG